Below is a genomic region from Terriglobia bacterium.
CCATCCGCAGACACCGGATCGCATCGAGAAGACGCAAAAGGAAATCAATCAAATCTTGCCGCCGCGCCCCGAGTACATCGTGAACACGTCGGAGTTCGACCAGGTAAAGGCGAGGCTGGCGAAACTGGAGAATCGGCGGAAAATGACGCCGGACCAGGAGAGCCGTCCAACGCTCCGTCGCGCAGGCCAGGACAACAAGGACAAGACCAAGAGTGGCGATCAGACGGATGATGGTCGTCCGACGCTAAAGAAGAGGGACGATTCGAATCAGAATTAAGAGTTGCAAGGTTCTGTGGACTGGCGGCTTCGGCCGCCAGTTTTGCCTGGAAGTGGGGAACTCCGCGTCGAGCTGTGATGGGTGTTGCGACCGCGCTAGCTGCGGCGCGGGAAAAACAAGTCGCGGCCTCGCTCCGGATGACGACGGTTAGAAGTCAGCTGAAAAATATGAAAGGCCGGAATCGTTGGATTCCGGCCTTTTACATGTCGGTGCTGGGAAATGGGGATCTCTCTCAAGCGGCGCGCTTAACCAAGCCCTCCACGGCCTCAATAGGCGCGTGCGAGGCCTGCTTGGAGATTGTGCCGATCACTTTCATGGCCTCCCAGTCGTACGCGAATTCCTTGCCGCAATCGAGGCAAACCACGTAGGTACCGGTCGGGCCAGCGGCCGCAACGTTCCGGTTCGCTCTTTTTGCGGTGATGGGAAAACTGTAATTCCTGTGCGTACAGCCAAAGATCATTTCGAACAACGTGTTCAACATATCCACTCTCCTGGGACCGGGGGAGACCAGACACCGTAATCCTCACTTCATTGGATTCATCAACTCTGAAAAAGGTGGCACATTTCCACTAAAGGGTAGTGAGCTGACGGTAGAAAGCGTTGCAGAGTGGAAAGACGCAAGGATCTGCCAATAATATGCAAAGGAAGGGCAAGTTGAAGGGACGGTGGAGGTTAGAGGAAATGAAGAATGAGGAATGTGGGGAGGACGAATGAAAAAAGGGGGATGATTTTCACAGGGTAGCGGCGCGCAGATCTGAGGTAGGAGACTATCTGATTTGAATCCAGGTCCTTCGACTCGACGGTGCCAACTGCAGCGCGGAAAGACTGGTCGCGACTTTGCTCAGGTGATGACGGTTCTCTTGACTCAAGGGCGCTTCAGGACTGCGGTTTCTGCTGCTCCTTGCACTTGGACATGATGGCGGAACGAAGGCGGGTTCGAAGGTCATCGGGGAGTTCGTAAAGCTCGGAGCCGCGGTAAATTTCGATGGTGCGCTTGGTTGTGTTGCAGACAACGTAGCAGTTGTGGCACCAAAGCAGGTGCTCGTCCAATTCTTTCTTGGTGCGATCGTCGATCACACCATCCAGGTAGTCGGTCAGCTCTTTCAGAAATTCAGAGCAGGTCACTGTGTCCCATCTCCATCGCGTCTTTTCTTGAAGTACTTATTCAACCGTTCCCGCAACTGCAACCGCGCACGCAATAACCGGGACTTCACCGCGGGGATACTGAGCCCGAGTGCATCTGCCGTTTCTTCGGTTGAGAGACCTTCCACATCGCGCAGTACAAAGACCGTCCGGAAACTGGCCGGCAGGCCGTGTATCGTGCGGCCGAGAATGTCCTTCAACTCGCCCTGCGTATACTGTTGCTCCGGATTCGGAGACCAATCCGCGATCTCGCGCGGCATGGAATCCTCTTCCGTTTTTACGTCCTCATCCAGAGAGACCATTCTCTCCGGGCGGCGACGCCGCAAGCGCATCAGCGCTTCGTTGACCGCGATACGAACCAGCCAGGTATAAAACTTCGACTGGCCCTGGAACTGTCCGAGATTCTGGTACGCCTTCAGGAACGCGTCCTGAACAACGTCTTCGGCATCCTCGCGATTCTGCGTGATGTGCTGCGCGATGCGAAAAACGTTGCGGTCGTACCGGCGAACCAGTTCCTCGAAGGCCGCCATGTCGCCCTTGCGGGCGGCATTAACAAGGACAGCTTCGTCGTTCGTCGGCTCGCCTACTCTTGATTCGATTGCTTCCATGTGATGGTAGATTCAGGAATTTCCGACCAGTTACTGGCTTCGGAGCCCCGGGGCCTTCCCCGCAGTCTATTGTATAGGGTGGGGGCCATTTTGTGGCTAGGGGTTTTTCCACCGGAATCAAGGGCCAAATGGGGAAGGAAAAAACGGCAAAGGGGAACAACCTAAGCCAGACGACAAGGCTCTCGATATTAGGTGAGGGCGCGATAACGCAATGAAAGTGCTGAGATGCTGGCTGATTTCACTGATTTTGGCAGCGACAACAATGACCGCGCCCGGCTGCTCGCAACAGCAGAGAACGCAGGACCTGAAGGAGAGGACCGCGGATGCGACGGCCGAGGCCAAGCGCGATGCCAAGGCCGTCGCCCAAGGAATCCGCGAGGGCTGGAATCGCGACAAGCCGCTCAATTTGAATACCGCGACGAAAGAGCAACTGACGAGCCTGCCGGGCGTGACCGCGGCTGAAGCCGATCGGGTGATCGCTGGACGTCCTTACAAAAATCCCGACGAACTGGTCACTCGGCACATCATTCGGAAAACCGAATACGATAAGTTCGCGAATCGTGTCACAGCAACGAAATGACGTCGCAGTAACTACTCGCCGCGTTCCGCCTTCTGTCCTGCGTAGAGTTGGCGGTAGACCTGCGCGTTGCGCATGATGGCCTGCACGTATTCGCGGGTTTGCGTGAACGGGATCGATTCGACGAACTCTGGGACGTCTTTGAAGTTGCCGCTGGCGAGCCAGTCGTCGACGCGATTGGTGCCTGCGTTGTATGCGGCGAGAGCATACTCCACCTGTCCGTTGTAGTGGTCGATCATTTCTTTCAAATAGCGCGTGCCGAGGCGCAGGTTCACGGTGGGAGAGAGCAGAAGTTCCTGCGAGAAGCGCATCTTCAGCTCTTTGGCTTCGCCACGGCCGACCTTGGGCAGCAACTGCATAAGGCCCCAGGCGTTCGCGTAAGAAATCGCGTTGGGATTGAACTCGGATTCCTGGCGGATGAGCGACGCGACGAGATCGGGATTCAAGTCGTTCTGGCCCGCGTAGTTTTGCAGGTCGCTCCAGTAGGGACGCGGGAAGAGGTGCTTCCAGTACTCGCGCGGAAGCGCACCGAAATCAAGGGAGTAGTAGGCCGGGACTGCGCGCTTGAGGACCTGAAGGGAGCGGTAGTACTTGCCGGCGTCACGATAGATGCGTCCGATCTGCAGCGTCGCCCAGTTCGCGCCCTGTCCGCCGTCGGCCTCCTGCAATTCCTTTACGGCGTAGTCGGTGAGGCCGGCGTTTTCGAGGAGCTTGCTTTTCTCCACGTGCAGATCGCCCGGCGGCGGATCGGTTTCCTGCGCTTCTTCCGGCAGAGGCTTGGGGCGGGGAATGGCATTGAGCAGCGTGTTTGTCGAAACGGTCTGGAGCGGGCCGAGTTGCTTCAGTCTCTCGCGCCCGAGGAAGCCGTAGTAGTAGTTGCGGAAACGGTCGGAGACTTTCGCGTAAAAGGCGATTGCGGTTGACCTGTCATTTTCCGCTTCGGCGACACGGCCGCGCCAGTAGAGCGCCGCTGCCACCTGATCGTCATTGGGCCACCTGGCGATTTGTTCCTGGAATTCTTCCTTAGCCTGGTCGAGGCGGCCTTGCCGGTAGTCGAGCCACGCGGCCTTCCAGTGCGTGTAGGACGCGCGGGGATCCTTGGGGAAGCGAGTGTACAGTTCCCGATAGGCGTCGATAGCGTGATCGTAGTCCTTCGCCAGCAGATACTTGTTCCCGGCGGAAAGCAGCGCGGTGGCGAACCATGCGCTGGTGGGGACTTCCTGACGCATGCGGTTAAGGTTGTCGAGGAAAGCGGCGTCGTCGCCCTTGTCGCGGGCGAGTTCACCGAGGTTATAAAGGCGAATGGCGTTGGCTTCGCCCGTGACCTGCGCGTTCTGGAGGAGGCCGGCGGCTTCGCTATCTTTGCCTGCGCGACGCAACGCCACGCCGAGCGCAACTTGCAGCGCCGGTTTCTCGTCCGGAGGAGCATCGTTCAGCAGCGCGCGATATTCGTTAACGGCATCCGAGAAGCGATTCGCCTGCATGAGCAGCGTGGCACGCTGTTTACGCTCGTTGAAGGCAGGCGGCGGCAACGCTCCGGAGGCCTGTAAAGTTTGCAGGTCAGTAGCCGCGGCATCGGCTTCGGGACTTGCGGGCATTGTTATATAGAGATGGCGAAGAATCTCTCCGCCCCTCGCCGCCTGGCCCGCTTTTACGTAAGCACGACCCAGCGCGAGTTCGACGTCGGCGCGAGTGGGCTGGCGATTCGCTTCGAGATAGGGCACGGCCTCGTCGGCGTGCCCGGTCGCGACCAGGGCGTTGCCATAGATATCAACGACATCGTGGCGGAATATCGACTCGGGAGAATCCTTCTGAAAATTGCGCAACGTGGCGACGACCTGCGGCCAGTCGTTCTGCCCGGCGTAGCTTTGCGCCAGCATGAAGCGAACGTAGTCGGCGAGTTCGCCGGCGTGCCGTTGCGCTTTTTTCAAAGCATCCTGCGCCTGCGGATACTCCTTGTCCAGCAGGTGGGCGTAGCCGACGGCCAGCCACGCCATGGCGGCTTCATCGGTTCCCGGATGCTTGCGCGCATAGGCTTCGACACCTGCGTAGGCCGGCTTGGAACGGAGGTCGATGAGTTGCAGCGCCATCGGCTTCAAGTCTTCCGACTTCACGAAAGCACGCTTCATCCGCCGCAGCTTCGCGGGGCTGACCCGAACGTGATGAAACCGGCGGCGCGATTTCACTGATTTGCGGGCGTGCGATTTCGAAACGGTCTTTTTCGTCGTCTTCTTTGTTGCGGTCGACTGTGGCGTCTTCGCAGAAGCTTTCTTTTGGGCGGCTTTATTCGACGCGGAAGTTGTCTTCTTGTGCTCGGAAGTAGTTTTCTTTGACTTTGAAGAGGCCGAAGAGGATTGCTTGGCACACACAGTGCCGCTCAGAAAAATTGCGGCGAGGAGAACAGCGATAACCTTCAATTGAGACATTGCACTGCGACTAGTTTACCAGCGGAAATTCGCCCCGAAAATGGAACGATCGTTATCACCGAGGATACGCACCAGTTCTTGCGTAAAGTAGTCGACATCGGGGACGCTCTGTCCGTACCGCTTTTCGTAGGTAGCGCGGCTCTTGTCGATGTCGTCCTTGAGCCTGTCATAAAGATCCCTTGTTGCGCGGCCTTCATTCACCTTGGCCTGGTTGTACAGCTTGATTTCTTCGACCAGCAGTTTCGCGAAGCGTCGCGCCTTATTGCGGACTTCGTCTTCTCCATTGGATGCCGGAGTTGCTGCAGGTACTGGCGGCGGCATTGGCATAGCCCCAGGGGGTGCGGCAACCGCGAC
It encodes:
- a CDS encoding zf-HC2 domain-containing protein, whose product is MTCSEFLKELTDYLDGVIDDRTKKELDEHLLWCHNCYVVCNTTKRTIEIYRGSELYELPDDLRTRLRSAIMSKCKEQQKPQS
- a CDS encoding RNA polymerase sigma factor, translating into MEAIESRVGEPTNDEAVLVNAARKGDMAAFEELVRRYDRNVFRIAQHITQNREDAEDVVQDAFLKAYQNLGQFQGQSKFYTWLVRIAVNEALMRLRRRRPERMVSLDEDVKTEEDSMPREIADWSPNPEQQYTQGELKDILGRTIHGLPASFRTVFVLRDVEGLSTEETADALGLSIPAVKSRLLRARLQLRERLNKYFKKRRDGDGTQ
- a CDS encoding helix-hairpin-helix domain-containing protein, translating into MKVLRCWLISLILAATTMTAPGCSQQQRTQDLKERTADATAEAKRDAKAVAQGIREGWNRDKPLNLNTATKEQLTSLPGVTAAEADRVIAGRPYKNPDELVTRHIIRKTEYDKFANRVTATK
- a CDS encoding transglycosylase SLT domain-containing protein, giving the protein MSQLKVIAVLLAAIFLSGTVCAKQSSSASSKSKKTTSEHKKTTSASNKAAQKKASAKTPQSTATKKTTKKTVSKSHARKSVKSRRRFHHVRVSPAKLRRMKRAFVKSEDLKPMALQLIDLRSKPAYAGVEAYARKHPGTDEAAMAWLAVGYAHLLDKEYPQAQDALKKAQRHAGELADYVRFMLAQSYAGQNDWPQVVATLRNFQKDSPESIFRHDVVDIYGNALVATGHADEAVPYLEANRQPTRADVELALGRAYVKAGQAARGGEILRHLYITMPASPEADAAATDLQTLQASGALPPPAFNERKQRATLLMQANRFSDAVNEYRALLNDAPPDEKPALQVALGVALRRAGKDSEAAGLLQNAQVTGEANAIRLYNLGELARDKGDDAAFLDNLNRMRQEVPTSAWFATALLSAGNKYLLAKDYDHAIDAYRELYTRFPKDPRASYTHWKAAWLDYRQGRLDQAKEEFQEQIARWPNDDQVAAALYWRGRVAEAENDRSTAIAFYAKVSDRFRNYYYGFLGRERLKQLGPLQTVSTNTLLNAIPRPKPLPEEAQETDPPPGDLHVEKSKLLENAGLTDYAVKELQEADGGQGANWATLQIGRIYRDAGKYYRSLQVLKRAVPAYYSLDFGALPREYWKHLFPRPYWSDLQNYAGQNDLNPDLVASLIRQESEFNPNAISYANAWGLMQLLPKVGRGEAKELKMRFSQELLLSPTVNLRLGTRYLKEMIDHYNGQVEYALAAYNAGTNRVDDWLASGNFKDVPEFVESIPFTQTREYVQAIMRNAQVYRQLYAGQKAERGE